From a single Phragmites australis chromosome 7, lpPhrAust1.1, whole genome shotgun sequence genomic region:
- the LOC133923719 gene encoding vacuolar iron transporter homolog 5-like, with the protein MAMNVDGKVDAENPALSCVDDDESSLDLAARANWLRAAVLGANDGLVSTASLMLGVGAVKPDARAMVVSGFAGLLAGACSMAIGEFVSVCSQRDVEIAQLERDGGEEKKALPSPVQAAAASALAFSVGALVPLLAAGFIGDYRLRVGVVIGVATAALAAFGCVGAVLGRSPVARSCARVVVGGWAAMSVTFGLMRLFRASGI; encoded by the coding sequence ATGGCCATGAACGTCGACGGCAAGGTGGACGCCGAGAACCCGGCCCTCTCGTGCGTGGACGACGACGAGTCGTCCTTGGACCTGGCTGCGCGCGCCAACTGGCTGCGCGCGGCGGTGCTGGGCGCCAACGATGGGCTGGTGTCGACGGCGTCGCTGATGCTGGGCGTGGGCGCCGTGAAGCCGGACGCGCGCGCCATGGTCGTCTCCGGGTTCGCGGGCCTCCTGGCGGGAGCGTGCAGCATGGCCATCGGCGAGTTCGTGTCCGTGTGCTCCCAGCGCGACGTGGAGATCGCGCAGCTGGAGCGCGACGGCggggaagagaagaaggcgctCCCCAGCCCCGTGCAGGCCGCGGCGGCGTCCGCGCTGGCCTTCTCCGTGGGCGCGCTCGTGCCGCTGCTGGCGGCCGGGTTCATCGGCGACTACAGGCTGCGGGTCGGGGTGGTGATCGGCGTGGCGACAGCGGCGCTGGCCGCGTTCGGGTGCGTGGGCGCGGTGCTGGGGCGTTCCCCAGTGGCGAGATCGTGCGCGCGGGTGGTGGTCGGTGGCTGGGCCGCCATGAGCGTCACGTTCGGGCTGATGAGGCTTTTCAGAGCCAGCGGCATATGA